From Camelina sativa cultivar DH55 chromosome 7, Cs, whole genome shotgun sequence, one genomic window encodes:
- the LOC104702941 gene encoding probable LRR receptor-like serine/threonine-protein kinase At2g24230 — protein sequence MGLGFWGYALILPLFFKQFHCQEPNSDGFFVSEFFKQMGLSSAQAYNFSAPFCSWQGLFCDSKNEHVIVLIASGMGISGQIPDNTIGKLSKLQSLDLSNNKISGLPSDFWSLNTLKNLNLSFNNISGSFPSNVGNFGQLESLEISRNNFSGAIPEAVDSLVSLRVLKLDHNGFQMSIPRGLLGCQSLVSIDLSSNQLEGSLPDGFGSAFPKLKTLNLAGNKIHGKDTDFADMKSITSLNISGNQFEGSVTGLFKETLEVADLSKNRFQDHISSQVDSNWFGLIYLDLSENEVSGDIFKNLTRLKKLKHLNLAWNRFSRGMFPRIKMLSGLEYLNLSNTNLSGHIPREISELNDLSTLDVSGNHLSGNIPLLSIKNLVAIDVSRNNLTGEIPMSILEKLPWMERFNFSFNNLTFCSGKFSTETLIRSFFGSSNSCPIAANPALFKKRRSVTGGLKLALAVTLSTMCLLIGALIFVAFGCRRKPESGEAKDVSLKEEQSISGPFSFQTDSTTWVADVKQANAVPVVIFEKPLLNITFSDLLSATSNFDRDTLLADGKFGPVYRGFLPGGIHVAVKVLVHGSTLSDQEAARELEFLGRIKHPNLVPLTGYCIAGEQRIAIYEYMENGNLQNLLHDLPFGVQTTDDWSTDTWEEETDNGIQNIGPEGPVATWRFRHMIALGTARALAFLHHGCSPPMIHRDVKASSVYLDQNLEPRLSDFGLAKVFGNGLDDEITHGSPGYLPPEFLQPEHELPTPKSDVYCFGVVLFELMTGKKPIEDDYLEEKDTNLVSWVRSLVRKNQGSKAIDPKIQETGSDEQMEEALKIAYLCTADLPSKRPSMQQVVGLLKDIEPKPNQ from the coding sequence ATGGGTCTTGGTTTCTGGGGTTATGCATTGattcttcctctgttctttaAGCAATTTCATTGCCAAGAACCTAACAGTGATGGTTTCTTTGTATCTGAATTCTTCAAACAAATGGGTTTAAGCTCTGCTCAAGCTTATAACTTCTCTGCTCCTTTCTGTTCATGGCAAGGTTTGTTCTGTGATTCCAAGAATGAGCATGTAATTGTGTTAATTGCTTCTGGAATGGGTATATCTGGTCAAATCCCTGACAACACCATTGGTAAACTCAGCAAGCTTCAATCTTTGGATCTTAGCAACAACAAAATCTCTGGTTTACCATCTGATTTCTGGAGTTTGAACACTTTGAAGAACCTCAACCTCTCCTTCAACAACATCTCTGGGTCTTTCCCTAGCAATGTTGGGAATTTTGGGCAGCTTGAGTCACTTGAAATCTCTCGAAACAACTTCTCTGGTGCAATCCCTGAAGCTGTGGATTCTCTTGTTAGCTTGAGAGTTTTGAAGCTTGACCACAATGGGTTTCAGATGTCAATCCCACGAGGACTTCTTGGTTGCCAATCTCTGGTTTCCATTGATCTCTCCTCAAACCAGCTTGAAGGGTCTCTTCCTGATGGGTTTGGCTCTGCATTTCCAAAGCTCAAAACTTTGAACCTCGCAGGAAACAAGATTCATGGCAAGGACACAGATTTTGCTGATATGAAATCCATCACTTCTCTCAACATTTCAGGGAATCAGTTTGAAGGTTCGGTGACAGGTTTGTTCAAGGAGACTCTGGAAGTGGCTGATCTCAGCAAAAACCGGTTTCAAGATCATATCTCCTCTCAGGTAGACTCCaactggtttggtttgatttatcTTGACTTGTCTGAGAATGAAGTCAGTGGAGATATCTTCAAGAATCTAACACGGCTGAAGAAGCTTAAGCACTTAAATCTAGCTTGGAATAGATTCAGTAGAGGGATGTTTCCGAGGATTAAGATGCTTTCTGGTTTAGAGTATCTTAACTTGTCAAACACAAATCTTTCTGGTCACATACCTAGAGAGATCTCAGAGCTGAATGATTTGAGCACACTTGATGTTTCTGGAAACCATCTGTCAGGGAATATTCCACTATTGAGTATCAAGAACCTCGTGGCTATCGATGTTTCGAGGAATAATTTGACGGGAGAGATACCAATGTCTATCCTTGAGAAGCTGCCTTGGATGGAGAGATTCAATTTCTCTTTCAACAACTTAACATTTTGTTCTGGAAAGTTTTCAACTGAAACTTTGATCAGATCATTCTTTGGTTCTTCAAATAGCTGCCCTATTGCTGCAAACCCGGCGCTCTTCAAGAAAAGAAGATCAGTCACTGGAGGACTCAAGCTGGCTTTGGCAGTGACGCTTTCTACAATGTGTTTACTCATAGGAGCATTGATTTTTGTAGCATTTGGCTGCAGAAGGAAACCAGAATCAGGTGAAGCCAAAGATGTCTCATTAAAGGAGGAACAAAGCATTTCAGGTCCATTCTCTTTCCAAACGGATTCCACAACATGGGTGGCTGATGTGAAGCAAGCAAATGCAGTTCCTGTGGTTATCTTTGAGAAGCCATTGTTGAACATCACGTTTTCGGATCTCTTGTCTGCAACTTCCAACTTCGACAGAGACACTCTCTTAGCAGACGGTAAATTTGGTCCTGTTTACCGAGGTTTCCTCCCCGGTGGGATTCATGTAGCTGTAAAAGTATTGGTCCACGGCTCAACTCTTAGTGACCAAGAAGCAGCTAGAGAGCTCGAGTTTCTTGGAAGGATCAAGCACCCAAATCTTGTTCCGTTAACTGGATATTGCATAGCCGGTGAACAAAGGATCGCCATTTACGAGTACATGGAAAATGGTAACTTGCAGAACCTGCTTCATGATCTGCCATTTGGAGTTCAGACAACAGATGATTGGAGCACAGATACATGGGAAGAAGAAACTGACAATGGTATCCAAAACATAGGGCCTGAAGGTCCAGTGGCCACATGGCGGTTTAGGCACATGATAGCACTTGGCACTGCCCGAGCATTGGCATTCCTTCACCACGGCTGTTCACCGCCAATGATCCACAGGGATGTGAAAGCTAGTAGTGTTTATCTAGACCAGAACTTGGAGCCAAGATTATCTGATTTCGGTTTAGCCAAAGTCTTTGGAAATGGTTTGGACGATGAGATTACTCATGGCTCACCTGGTTATCTCCCTCCTGAGTTCTTGCAACCCGAACACGAGCTGCCAACACCAAAGTCCGATGTCTATTGCTTTGGGGTTGTTCTGTTTGAACTCATGACAGGGAAAAAGCCGATTGAAGATGACTATCTTGAGGAGAAAGATACAAACTTGGTGAGTTGGGTTAGAAGTCTGGTTAGGAAGAATCAAGGATCAAAAGCTATTGATCCAAAAATCCAAGAGACAGGTTCAGACGAGCAAATGGAAGAAGCTCTCAAGATTGCATACCTCTGCACAGCTGATCTTCCTTCAAAGCGGCCAAGTATGCAGCAAGTAGTTGGTCTTCTTAAAGATATTGAACCGAAACCTAATCAATGA